A window of the Thalassoglobus sp. JC818 genome harbors these coding sequences:
- a CDS encoding UbiX family flavin prenyltransferase has translation MKKRIIIGVSGASAVIYGIRTLEHLRDIPDVETHLILSQGARVTIPIETRYSCQDVEKLADVVYREDNMAAAVSSGSFRTDGMIVIPCSVKSLSGIANSYADNLLVRAADVCLKEKRKLILAVRETPLHKGHLELMLKAADLGALILPPTPAFYHHPESIEDIVDQTIGKALDYFEIEHSLFKRWGEKSGDRSYKSD, from the coding sequence ATGAAAAAGCGAATCATCATCGGCGTGAGCGGTGCATCGGCCGTCATTTACGGAATCCGCACGCTCGAACACCTTCGAGACATTCCCGATGTCGAGACGCACCTGATCCTCTCCCAAGGAGCACGAGTCACGATTCCCATCGAAACGCGTTACTCTTGTCAGGATGTCGAGAAGTTGGCTGACGTTGTCTACCGAGAAGACAACATGGCCGCCGCTGTTTCTTCCGGGTCATTTCGAACGGACGGCATGATTGTGATCCCCTGCAGCGTGAAGAGCCTGTCTGGAATCGCAAATTCTTACGCCGACAACTTGCTCGTTCGTGCAGCTGACGTTTGCCTGAAAGAGAAGCGGAAACTGATTCTGGCTGTCCGCGAGACGCCGCTACACAAGGGGCATCTTGAACTGATGCTCAAAGCCGCCGACCTGGGGGCACTCATTCTCCCCCCCACGCCGGCATTCTATCACCACCCGGAGTCGATCGAAGACATTGTCGATCAGACGATTGGGAAAGCCCTGGACTATTTCGAAATCGAACACTCCCTCTTCAAGCGATGGGGAGAAAAGTCCGGGGACCGCAGCTACAAGTCAGACTGA
- a CDS encoding ABC transporter ATP-binding protein, translated as MNEEIPLAVSDLTVAYHRKPVIWDVGFELPAGSLIGVVGPNGAGKSTLLKAVMDLTPRASGKVLVYGKSYRENRRRVGYVPQRESVDWDFPVDALDVVTMGLYGEIGWCLPVRRKHRQAAMEALDRVGIADFAKRQISQLSGGQQQRVFLARALVQDADLYLMDEPFAAVDAATERAIIDILGEMKQSGKTAVVIHHDLQTVPEYFDYVVLLNMRVVAHGPVEDVFTNDNLQKTYGGRLTLLEEVSEAMRRRERSL; from the coding sequence ATGAACGAGGAGATTCCGCTCGCAGTTTCAGATTTGACAGTTGCATATCATCGTAAACCGGTCATCTGGGATGTGGGTTTTGAACTTCCTGCGGGTTCATTGATTGGTGTTGTCGGACCAAATGGAGCAGGCAAAAGTACGCTTCTCAAAGCGGTGATGGATTTGACTCCTCGGGCATCCGGAAAAGTGTTGGTTTACGGAAAGTCGTATCGCGAGAATCGTCGCCGTGTTGGATACGTGCCTCAACGAGAAAGTGTCGACTGGGACTTTCCTGTCGACGCACTCGATGTTGTCACCATGGGCCTGTATGGCGAAATTGGCTGGTGCCTTCCGGTGCGAAGAAAACATCGTCAGGCAGCCATGGAGGCACTCGATCGTGTGGGGATTGCCGACTTCGCAAAACGACAGATCAGTCAGCTTTCGGGAGGACAGCAACAGAGAGTTTTTCTCGCTCGAGCTCTTGTGCAGGATGCTGACCTCTATCTGATGGATGAACCGTTTGCAGCTGTCGATGCAGCCACCGAGCGTGCCATCATCGACATTCTTGGAGAGATGAAACAGAGTGGAAAAACCGCTGTCGTGATCCATCACGATCTTCAGACTGTCCCGGAGTATTTCGATTACGTGGTGCTTTTGAACATGCGGGTTGTGGCACACGGCCCGGTCGAGGATGTCTTCACGAATGACAATCTGCAAAAGACGTACGGAGGACGACTGACGTTGCTCGAGGAAGTTTCCGAAGCGATGCGTCGACGGGAGCGTTCCTTATGA
- a CDS encoding 2-isopropylmalate synthase, with the protein MSDTITIFDTTLRDGEQSPGCSMDTAEKLEVAKALVELGVDVIEAGFPIASPGDFEAVQKIAEMYGEQSTICALARCRKEDVDRAWEALQHAKNARIHVFLATSAIHREFKLKMAKEEIIRRAVEMVKYASDQMATRSDITVPNVEFSPEDASRTELDFLCEVVEKTIDAGATTVNIPDTVGYATPDHFRTVISYLKANVPNIDRAVISTHCHNDLGLAVANSLAGVEAGARQIECTLNGLGERAGNAALEEVVMALKTRQDYFKVETKINTKKLYPTSRLISNVTGMAVQRNKAIVGQNAFAHESGIHQHGMLQERTTYEIMRPEDVGYVGQNLVLGKHSGRHAFRDRIETLGFSLKDEDFQKVFDAFIALADKKKEIYDSDVIALVDNQSSALIEQEWSIKNFHTLGGTGTIPTATIELEHETGRVVQDAATGDGPVDAAFKCLERITGVTAKLTDYSVRSVSSGKDALGEVSLSIDVDGLNFHGKGVSTDVIEASAYSYLQALNKSLSRTRGRRKSEEKGL; encoded by the coding sequence ATGTCTGACACGATTACCATTTTCGACACCACTCTCCGTGATGGAGAGCAATCTCCGGGCTGCAGCATGGACACTGCTGAAAAACTTGAGGTGGCGAAAGCGCTGGTGGAACTTGGAGTCGATGTGATCGAGGCAGGGTTCCCGATTGCATCCCCAGGCGACTTCGAGGCTGTTCAGAAAATTGCGGAGATGTATGGAGAGCAGTCGACGATTTGTGCTTTGGCACGTTGTCGAAAAGAAGACGTTGATCGCGCCTGGGAAGCTTTGCAGCACGCCAAGAACGCCAGAATTCACGTCTTTCTCGCCACAAGTGCGATTCACCGTGAGTTCAAATTGAAGATGGCCAAGGAGGAAATTATCCGTCGGGCTGTCGAGATGGTGAAGTATGCGAGCGATCAGATGGCGACTCGCAGCGACATCACAGTTCCGAATGTCGAATTCTCACCTGAAGACGCTTCACGAACGGAACTCGATTTCCTCTGCGAGGTTGTGGAAAAAACGATTGATGCGGGAGCCACAACTGTCAACATTCCGGATACCGTTGGCTACGCCACACCAGACCATTTTCGGACTGTGATTTCCTACTTAAAAGCGAACGTTCCCAACATCGATCGTGCGGTCATCAGCACCCATTGTCACAACGACCTCGGGTTGGCAGTTGCCAATAGTTTGGCAGGCGTGGAAGCTGGGGCTCGACAGATTGAATGTACGTTGAATGGATTGGGAGAACGTGCTGGGAATGCTGCTCTGGAAGAAGTGGTTATGGCGTTGAAGACACGTCAGGACTATTTCAAGGTTGAGACCAAGATCAATACCAAGAAGCTCTACCCGACGAGTCGACTCATTTCGAATGTGACCGGAATGGCTGTGCAACGGAACAAAGCGATTGTTGGTCAAAACGCATTCGCTCACGAGTCCGGAATCCATCAGCATGGAATGCTCCAGGAACGGACGACGTATGAGATTATGCGGCCAGAAGATGTCGGCTATGTCGGCCAGAATCTCGTGCTCGGAAAACATAGTGGGCGACACGCTTTCCGTGATCGCATTGAAACGTTGGGATTCTCATTGAAAGATGAAGACTTCCAGAAAGTCTTTGACGCTTTCATCGCTTTGGCGGACAAGAAGAAGGAAATCTACGACTCGGATGTCATTGCACTTGTCGACAATCAGTCGAGTGCTTTGATTGAGCAGGAATGGTCGATCAAAAACTTCCACACTCTCGGTGGAACAGGCACGATTCCGACAGCGACAATCGAGCTTGAGCATGAGACCGGACGAGTTGTGCAGGATGCAGCGACGGGTGATGGTCCCGTGGATGCCGCGTTCAAATGTCTCGAACGTATCACAGGAGTGACTGCGAAGCTGACTGACTACTCGGTTCGAAGTGTTTCCAGTGGAAAAGACGCACTCGGCGAAGTCAGCCTCTCGATCGACGTTGACGGGCTGAATTTCCACGGAAAGGGAGTCAGCACAGATGTGATCGAAGCGAGTGCCTACAGCTACTTGCAGGCATTGAATAAATCACTTTCTCGCACTCGTGGAAGAAGAAAGAGCGAAGAGAAGGGACTCTAA
- a CDS encoding 6-carboxytetrahydropterin synthase — translation MFRVTQEIDFCYGHRLLNYDGKCKHLHGHNGKAVIVLQGEKLDDRGMLIDFTDIKRRVRCWIEDNLDHRMILCERDPILPFLMEQGEPLFVIPDNPTAENIAKLIYEQAREHGLPVLEVSLWETVRSCATYSQESSH, via the coding sequence ATGTTTCGCGTCACGCAGGAAATTGACTTCTGTTACGGTCACCGCCTGCTCAATTACGACGGGAAGTGCAAACACCTGCACGGCCACAATGGGAAAGCCGTGATCGTCCTCCAGGGAGAGAAATTGGACGATCGCGGGATGTTGATCGATTTCACCGATATCAAAAGACGTGTTCGATGCTGGATCGAAGATAATCTCGACCATCGCATGATCCTCTGCGAACGCGATCCCATTCTCCCCTTTCTGATGGAGCAGGGAGAGCCCCTGTTCGTCATTCCTGACAATCCGACCGCAGAAAACATCGCAAAGCTCATTTACGAGCAAGCACGAGAACACGGGCTGCCAGTTCTCGAAGTCAGCCTCTGGGAAACCGTCCGGTCATGCGCAACGTATTCACAAGAGTCATCTCATTGA
- a CDS encoding MBL fold metallo-hydrolase produces MRFRMFISTCCFSLLVSIAQAGEENQHLDIYFIDVEGGAATLIVTPAGESILIDSGYPDNNGRDRDRILETVKLANLDHIDHAVVSHWHVDHYGNHATLSSLIPIHNFWDRGIPDALQEDKNFDTRIADYRAATQNQSNTLRAGDHFELDSNGTPLSVTVLTASRNVIPNSGEPNPFASESEDRPRDESDNACSLSLLFEFGDFRFLCCGDLTWEIEAKLMTPNNPVGTVDLFMVTHHGLPTSNNPVLVKALDPTVAVMCNGPTKGGHPDSIATLQSCQSLEHLYQLHRNVKLDADAQTPAEFIANSEPTENCDGIGVKASVRPDGSSYTVQIGNDGKLTEYKTRKR; encoded by the coding sequence ATGCGTTTCCGGATGTTCATTTCCACTTGCTGCTTCAGTCTGCTCGTCTCGATTGCTCAAGCAGGAGAAGAGAACCAGCATCTCGACATCTACTTCATCGATGTTGAAGGCGGTGCAGCAACTCTCATCGTGACACCCGCTGGCGAATCGATTCTCATCGACTCAGGATATCCCGACAACAATGGCCGAGACCGGGATCGGATTCTGGAGACGGTCAAACTTGCCAACCTCGACCATATCGATCACGCAGTCGTTTCTCACTGGCACGTCGATCACTATGGAAACCACGCGACACTTTCCTCGTTGATCCCCATCCATAACTTCTGGGATCGCGGGATTCCCGATGCTCTTCAGGAAGATAAAAACTTCGACACCCGCATCGCTGACTACCGGGCAGCGACACAAAACCAGTCGAACACATTGAGAGCGGGCGATCACTTTGAACTCGACTCCAATGGAACGCCGTTGTCAGTCACCGTTCTGACTGCCAGCCGCAATGTTATTCCGAACTCTGGCGAACCGAATCCCTTCGCCTCGGAAAGTGAAGACCGTCCGAGAGATGAATCTGACAACGCTTGCAGCTTGAGCCTGCTGTTTGAGTTCGGTGACTTCCGCTTCCTCTGCTGCGGCGATTTGACATGGGAAATTGAAGCCAAGCTGATGACTCCAAACAACCCGGTCGGAACAGTGGACCTGTTCATGGTGACACATCACGGATTGCCCACCAGCAACAATCCCGTACTCGTCAAAGCCCTCGACCCCACTGTCGCTGTCATGTGCAATGGCCCAACCAAGGGAGGCCATCCCGATTCGATCGCCACTCTTCAGTCATGTCAGTCGCTCGAACATCTCTACCAGCTGCATCGCAACGTCAAACTCGACGCCGATGCTCAAACGCCTGCCGAGTTCATCGCCAACTCAGAGCCAACCGAGAATTGTGATGGAATTGGAGTCAAGGCAAGCGTTCGTCCTGACGGGTCCAGTTATACCGTTCAAATCGGAAACGATGGGAAGCTGACCGAGTACAAGACACGAAAGAGATAG
- a CDS encoding aldehyde dehydrogenase family protein: MLEIPVIRWGKPYTSMDKAPVVHFETGEELAQMDQANGGLIKMDMRKAANARNRLREFSIEQLCEMCAKAGELFMSAELPLGNGVQSPADFCRIQSATTGLPEHMCAFNMKKNAFVMQHMKEVLEALTRGLPFEILSRGYGMGDRGVMVSYQATAPVLGAVLPNNSPGVHTLWLPLIPLQLGLVLKPGSQEPWTPYRMFAAMVEAGIPAEVFCLYPGPRECGAALMETCERSMIFGGQQTIDQYAANPRVQAHGPGFSKVLIGDDMVDRWEDHLDLLVDSIFANSGRSCINASGIWASRHTEEIAQAIAEKLGPVAPLPMTDPNASLAAFTTKGVAEAMNDQIEEKLGEHGVTEVTAKYRDGDRWVSEERFDFLRPTIVHCSSPEPFLANSEYMFPFASVVECPQDKMIRTIGSTLVCSVLTEDENWSRQLLDATNIDRLNIGPVKTMQLNWLQPHEGNIIDFMFRNRAFQNSPPPAH, encoded by the coding sequence ATGCTTGAGATTCCCGTAATTCGCTGGGGAAAACCGTACACCTCAATGGACAAAGCTCCTGTCGTCCACTTTGAAACGGGCGAAGAACTGGCGCAAATGGATCAAGCCAACGGCGGTTTGATCAAGATGGACATGCGAAAAGCTGCGAATGCGAGAAATCGCCTTCGAGAATTCTCCATCGAACAGCTTTGCGAGATGTGTGCGAAAGCTGGCGAGTTGTTCATGTCGGCCGAACTCCCGCTCGGAAACGGAGTTCAGTCGCCTGCCGATTTCTGTCGGATTCAATCAGCGACGACCGGACTTCCCGAACACATGTGTGCATTCAACATGAAGAAGAATGCATTCGTGATGCAGCACATGAAAGAAGTTCTGGAAGCTCTGACTCGTGGTCTGCCTTTCGAAATTCTCTCTCGCGGTTACGGGATGGGAGATCGAGGTGTCATGGTCAGCTATCAGGCAACAGCTCCTGTGCTGGGTGCCGTTCTTCCGAACAACTCACCGGGAGTGCATACGCTTTGGCTGCCGCTGATTCCGTTGCAGCTGGGATTGGTGCTCAAGCCGGGATCTCAGGAGCCGTGGACCCCATACCGAATGTTCGCAGCGATGGTCGAAGCTGGGATTCCGGCGGAAGTCTTCTGCCTGTACCCCGGACCTCGCGAATGCGGGGCGGCTCTGATGGAAACTTGTGAGCGGTCGATGATTTTCGGAGGCCAGCAGACCATCGATCAATACGCGGCGAACCCACGTGTCCAGGCACATGGTCCAGGGTTTTCTAAAGTCTTGATTGGCGACGACATGGTGGATCGTTGGGAAGACCACTTGGATCTCCTCGTCGATAGCATTTTCGCGAACTCCGGACGAAGTTGTATTAATGCCTCAGGCATCTGGGCTTCTCGCCACACTGAAGAAATTGCTCAGGCGATTGCCGAGAAGCTTGGCCCTGTCGCGCCGCTTCCGATGACCGATCCGAACGCTTCGCTCGCCGCCTTCACAACGAAAGGTGTGGCTGAAGCGATGAATGATCAGATCGAGGAGAAACTCGGCGAGCACGGTGTTACGGAAGTGACTGCCAAATATCGGGATGGAGATCGTTGGGTCTCCGAAGAGCGATTCGACTTTCTTCGACCGACGATTGTCCACTGCAGCAGCCCGGAGCCTTTCCTGGCGAACAGTGAGTACATGTTCCCGTTCGCTTCGGTCGTTGAATGCCCGCAAGACAAAATGATTCGCACAATCGGATCCACTCTGGTTTGCAGCGTGCTCACCGAGGACGAAAACTGGTCGCGGCAACTGCTGGATGCAACCAACATCGATCGCCTGAACATCGGCCCGGTGAAAACGATGCAGCTCAATTGGCTCCAGCCGCACGAAGGGAACATCATCGATTTCATGTTCCGAAACCGAGCCTTCCAAAATTCTCCACCTCCCGCTCACTAA
- a CDS encoding iron chelate uptake ABC transporter family permease subunit, with translation MIRCGRIALLLIATIWMSGCFSQYATGEESSSLNSLANGAGSWPTWEQVRRVVLLKDYNTRVVVFGTTLLGCAAGIVGSFTLLRRRALMGDALSHATLPGICIAFLLATKLGYDGKSLTVLLLGATVSGILGMLTILCIRKSTQLKDDAALGAVLSVFFGAGVALLGIVQQVSGGHSAGLEAFIYGKTASMNVADAKTITLAAFGSIGLCLVFFKELKLLCFDEKFAGSRGFPVMLLDILLMLTVVVVTIVGLQAVGLVLMIALLVIPAAAARFWSDEMSNMAWISAGLGMVSGMLGAEFSALFSRLPSGAMIVLICTGFFAISLIFGSKRGLLIRGLRRIRLNRRIDREHLLRAVYENLESGKEKEDAGVSFDELLRKRSWSERRLRGTIRREQSAGLVAFENQFVTLKSPGITEAIRLTRQHRLWELYLITHAEIAPSRVDREADMIEHVLDPDMIAELELLLDRTGQDVPASPHELTDSSVKAGAED, from the coding sequence ATGATTCGTTGTGGGCGAATCGCCTTGCTTCTCATCGCAACAATCTGGATGTCTGGCTGCTTCTCGCAATACGCAACTGGCGAAGAATCGTCGAGTCTGAATTCGCTGGCAAACGGTGCGGGCAGTTGGCCGACTTGGGAGCAGGTGCGTCGTGTGGTGTTGCTGAAGGACTACAACACTCGAGTGGTTGTTTTCGGAACCACGCTTCTGGGATGCGCCGCTGGGATCGTCGGTAGCTTCACCCTTCTGCGAAGACGGGCACTGATGGGAGACGCTCTCAGCCACGCCACATTGCCGGGGATTTGTATCGCTTTCCTGCTGGCTACGAAACTGGGGTACGACGGGAAATCGCTCACCGTTCTTCTGCTGGGGGCGACGGTCTCCGGGATTCTGGGGATGTTGACCATTCTCTGTATTCGAAAGTCGACACAACTTAAAGATGACGCCGCGCTGGGAGCTGTGCTTTCGGTTTTCTTCGGAGCAGGCGTCGCATTGCTCGGAATTGTTCAGCAGGTTTCAGGAGGCCACTCGGCAGGCTTGGAAGCTTTCATCTACGGCAAAACTGCCTCGATGAACGTCGCGGATGCCAAAACGATCACGCTGGCAGCATTCGGAAGCATTGGGCTCTGTCTTGTGTTCTTCAAAGAACTGAAGCTGCTTTGCTTCGATGAAAAATTTGCAGGCTCTCGCGGATTTCCAGTCATGCTTCTGGACATCCTTCTGATGCTAACTGTTGTCGTGGTGACAATCGTTGGCCTGCAAGCTGTCGGTTTGGTGTTGATGATTGCGCTTCTGGTCATCCCCGCAGCGGCAGCTCGATTCTGGTCGGACGAGATGTCAAACATGGCCTGGATTTCCGCCGGGCTCGGAATGGTCAGTGGAATGCTGGGAGCCGAGTTCAGCGCTCTGTTTTCCCGATTGCCATCCGGTGCGATGATCGTCCTGATCTGCACCGGTTTTTTTGCCATCAGCCTGATCTTCGGCTCGAAGCGAGGACTCTTGATTCGAGGACTGAGAAGAATTCGCCTGAATCGCCGCATCGACCGCGAGCACTTATTGCGGGCGGTCTACGAAAACCTTGAATCGGGAAAAGAGAAAGAAGACGCTGGTGTTTCGTTCGATGAGTTATTGAGAAAGAGGTCCTGGTCGGAACGTCGACTGCGCGGAACGATCCGCCGGGAACAAAGTGCCGGTCTGGTAGCATTCGAAAATCAGTTTGTCACATTGAAATCTCCGGGAATCACAGAAGCCATCCGGCTGACGCGACAACATCGCCTTTGGGAACTTTATCTGATCACGCATGCAGAGATCGCCCCAAGCCGAGTCGACCGCGAGGCGGATATGATCGAACACGTGCTCGATCCGGACATGATTGCCGAGTTGGAATTGCTTCTCGATCGAACTGGTCAGGATGTCCCAGCGAGTCCTCATGAGTTGACAGACTCGTCAGTCAAAGCAGGAGCAGAGGACTGA
- a CDS encoding zinc ABC transporter substrate-binding protein, with protein MTTTGMVAELVRHVGGDRVTVKQIMGAGVDPHLYKATRDDVQKIMQADLVFYSGLMLEGKMADVFVKVARSKPVYAVTELIQEDQLLEPEGAEGHLDPHVWMDVAAWSQCIDVVEKALSDYSPAHASEFQSRANEYRTQLEKLHEYGKTSIATIPESSRILITSHDAFNYFGRAYSLEVVGVQGLSTESEAGLQRINELVDLIVDRKVKAVFVESSVSRKNIMALVEGAQSKGHTVEIGGELFSDAMGPDGSYEGTYVGMLDHNITSVTKALGGTVPDGQFRKQDVSSESSAVRSVD; from the coding sequence GTGACAACGACAGGGATGGTTGCCGAACTGGTCCGCCATGTCGGTGGCGACCGGGTAACTGTTAAGCAGATCATGGGGGCTGGAGTCGATCCGCACCTTTACAAAGCGACTCGTGATGACGTTCAGAAGATTATGCAGGCCGACCTCGTCTTCTATTCCGGCCTCATGCTGGAAGGCAAGATGGCGGATGTCTTCGTGAAAGTCGCGAGATCCAAGCCAGTTTACGCGGTCACAGAATTGATTCAAGAAGATCAGCTGCTAGAACCGGAAGGGGCCGAAGGGCATCTTGATCCACATGTCTGGATGGATGTGGCTGCCTGGTCGCAATGCATCGATGTCGTCGAAAAGGCGTTGTCCGACTACTCACCTGCGCACGCTTCGGAGTTTCAATCTCGAGCAAACGAATACCGCACGCAGTTGGAGAAGCTGCATGAATACGGAAAGACGTCAATCGCGACGATTCCGGAGTCGAGTCGAATTCTGATTACGTCTCACGATGCTTTCAATTACTTTGGACGAGCCTATTCACTGGAGGTCGTTGGTGTCCAAGGTTTGTCGACGGAATCCGAAGCGGGTTTACAACGTATCAATGAGTTGGTCGATCTCATCGTCGACCGTAAAGTGAAGGCAGTCTTTGTGGAAAGCAGTGTGTCACGGAAGAATATCATGGCTCTCGTGGAAGGAGCACAGTCCAAGGGACACACCGTCGAGATCGGAGGAGAGCTTTTTTCTGATGCAATGGGTCCTGATGGAAGCTACGAAGGGACTTACGTGGGGATGCTTGATCACAACATCACCAGTGTGACGAAAGCTCTGGGAGGAACGGTCCCAGACGGACAATTCCGAAAACAAGACGTTTCAAGCGAGTCGTCGGCTGTTCGATCGGTCGATTGA
- the greA gene encoding transcription elongation factor GreA → MVQPITREGYDKLKKEIQHLENVVMPEIAEKIAEARAEGDLKENAEYHGQREEQGRIAAKIAQLKTRLADCRVVDKSDMPKGEVTFGSTVTIIDIDLDEEETYEFVGPGEENYDGPVMKILTTSPIATALMGKKVGDQVSIELPRTTMDVKIVKIVDHGE, encoded by the coding sequence ATGGTCCAACCGATTACTCGCGAAGGGTACGACAAGCTTAAGAAGGAAATTCAACATCTCGAAAACGTTGTCATGCCCGAGATCGCTGAAAAGATTGCCGAAGCCCGTGCAGAAGGCGATCTGAAGGAAAACGCCGAGTATCATGGGCAACGCGAAGAGCAGGGCCGAATCGCCGCGAAAATTGCGCAACTCAAAACCAGGCTCGCGGACTGCCGCGTCGTCGACAAGTCTGACATGCCTAAAGGGGAAGTGACTTTCGGCTCGACAGTCACGATCATCGACATCGATCTCGATGAAGAAGAGACTTACGAATTCGTCGGCCCTGGAGAAGAGAACTACGATGGGCCAGTCATGAAGATTCTGACTACAAGCCCGATCGCAACTGCGCTCATGGGTAAAAAGGTCGGAGATCAAGTCAGTATCGAGCTGCCGCGAACGACGATGGACGTGAAGATCGTCAAAATTGTCGACCACGGAGAGTAG
- a CDS encoding SOS response-associated peptidase produces the protein MCGRFNLRITAADLESLFGTTEQGIRSKPDEFDSCLTRFNIAPTQKSIVCHLGESGSPVVTPMRWGLIPSWAKDLRIGAKMINARSETVAEKPSFRTAFKRRRCLIPASGFYEWKRNGKEKQPFHIHQTDDSPFVMAGLWEVLKQTAGPDSDEPSEILSFTILTAAANSFMSSIHDRMPVILNEESAAVWLDHEVEPTALNELIQPFEWENFEAVPISSTVNNARNETPDCLIPLSQN, from the coding sequence GTGTGCGGTCGCTTTAATCTTCGAATCACCGCCGCCGATTTGGAATCGCTCTTTGGGACAACGGAGCAGGGGATACGCTCCAAGCCTGACGAGTTCGATTCCTGCTTGACCCGGTTCAACATCGCTCCCACTCAAAAGTCGATTGTCTGTCACCTCGGTGAGTCCGGATCTCCCGTTGTGACTCCAATGCGGTGGGGACTGATTCCGTCCTGGGCCAAAGATCTGCGAATCGGGGCGAAGATGATCAATGCCCGATCGGAGACCGTCGCCGAAAAACCGTCGTTCCGTACTGCTTTCAAGCGGCGAAGATGCCTCATACCCGCGAGCGGATTCTATGAATGGAAACGCAACGGGAAGGAAAAACAACCGTTCCATATCCATCAGACGGACGATTCTCCATTCGTGATGGCGGGGTTGTGGGAAGTTCTGAAGCAGACTGCCGGACCGGATTCAGATGAGCCGTCAGAGATTCTCTCGTTTACCATTTTGACAGCTGCGGCCAACTCGTTTATGTCATCCATTCATGACCGAATGCCGGTGATTCTAAATGAAGAATCAGCAGCTGTGTGGCTTGATCACGAAGTCGAACCGACCGCGCTGAATGAGCTTATTCAGCCATTTGAGTGGGAGAATTTTGAGGCGGTCCCGATTTCTTCGACAGTCAACAATGCCCGCAACGAAACGCCTGACTGTTTGATTCCGCTCTCACAGAACTGA